In Salvelinus namaycush isolate Seneca chromosome 12, SaNama_1.0, whole genome shotgun sequence, the DNA window attcaaccacaaagaccagggaggttttccaatgcctcccaAAGAAGTGCACTtcttggtagatgggtaaaaactaaaaaagcaaacattgaatatccctttgagcatggtgcagttattaattacattttggatggtgtcaatacacctagtcactacaaatatacaggcgtccttcctaactcagttgccggagaggaatgaTTTcacttagggatttcaccattagGCCACTATATATGTGCAAACCGATCTCATGTGCTTAGGGCATAATATCAAGGAGAAGGTCTCCCCAACTCCCCATAAAGTTAAAGGAAGCAAGTGTGGTACCATATATTTCAAGACATTCCCAGCAATCCGCAGTCTTATCTGGCTCTGTAGAAGCATTTGATTCCCTCTGTGGGAGAAGGTAGTGGTGGGCTAGAATGATAAAATCATGTTGTCAAGGTAACGGGTGATACCGAGTACTTTAGTATGTCACACTGGGGATGCTCTTGCAAGGATTCAACTTGTAGACCTGGCAACTCCTGAACAACTCAAGATCTGCAATGCACCACCATCAGGGCGACCAGGTAAGTGCAAGCTGTGGTGATATTTTCTATTTAAATCAATCAAAATGTTCAAAACCCACGGCAAGGTGACTCGGGTCAAAGCTATTGCAAAGAATTATTGGTGGCCCCATTTGTGTCATTTCAAACCCTATCACTGCAGCACACAGACAGATTCTTAAGATGGCACTGTCTTGCAACATGgtgaaaggaaaataaaggtgGAGAAACTACTGCAGAATCAAGAGGCAGCCCTTAACATGGCTCCTGATGTAACCATGGAAACCTTTATTTCATGGTTAGAGTGATTCTTTGCTGGAGTGCGATTGAAAGGGTAGATATCTCTGCAGAGCCATTGTaatacattacattttacatgaTTCTTCACAATACTTATTAAAATTATTCAAACTTGAACTTCTGtccagatacagtattatatcatCATCCCTAATTGTCTTTATACATCCAAACTTGTCCTGAATTTATATAATTTTGATTGTTTAATATGAGCAATGTATGATGCTAAATATATGATGCATGTGTGTTGCGCATAATGATAGTATGGTAACTTTCAGGCAAATCAATATGagataaaaaacaacaacaacagcctaGTTCTAGGAGGTAACAGATAGATGCGctagatgtactgtactgaaccACTGAGCTTGAGCAAATAAAAATGTAGACTTCATAGCAAAAGATAGGAACGACCCCATCTCTGATTGAACAACTGACTGTCGAGCATATGAGCCCGTCTCTTTTGCAATATACTCCAGTGCCGTAGGGAGCACTATTTCGCTACATATGGATTCCAGTCAGATGTTCAATCTTCAGAAGAAGAATCTGATATCAGAAAAAATGCTTAAACGCTAACAAATACTCTTTatatattcaatgtctattctACGTTAGTttaacgtaatttcattgaaatgacgtggaaacaacgttgattcatcCAGTGTATTCCCGGTGGGATGTCTATTTCtatttgtgggaatacttgggaacagatttcctaaataaaacatttttgttgctaaattcctggtgattttagtCTCGCTGCTGGGGCCTTGACAGTGGCCACTCTAACCCTAAACACCAGGGTGACCCTCACCATGTGCCAGTGCCCAAAGTCATGAGGGCCAACCTAAGGAAGTAACATTTGAGGACTTGGGAGTTCTGCACTTGGGAAAAAATTTACACCATGATACCGACTGATTTCACTGATTTGATTATGTCATTCATTGCCTGGATCCTTTATAAAATGTATGAATTATAATGCCAAAAggcactacaaaatacaaaaccctAAGATCTGATTAACCTTGGTTACCTTGATTCATGGTAACCtattgtatgtacagtacagtgtgtttGATCAGGCGAAGTGTTATCCAAGGCTTCATGCGGCAAGGCCACATTTTCTGCACTTCTAGCTCTCTTTGTCTTAAAAAAATATAATTCCTCACTTTCACATGAGGAATATGTCTTATTGAGCAAGGGATGCTGTTGAATGTACTAATGTACTAATCTTTAGCCAGCCTGTCAATATAGTGACGTTTTGGTCCACACTTTGCAGTTATAATCAATCACCAGCTCTCACATTGTCAACGTTGTGTGAAATGTTGCTGACAATTTCCCATGTCAAATCATCCTTTCAGGTTTTGCTCGAAACTTGCTCACATGTTGTGTAGATAAGTATTTGACATGTTTTAAGATAAATGTTCCATTGTTCTTCATAATTTTTTGTTTTTCATATTTTTGTACAGATAACCATATAGATATGTTAGAGATGATAGTATTTAATTTGTGGTTTTATCAGGCTTGTGGCAAAGATTTTCTTCTTGTGGTCAAGTTATGCTTGGCGGTAAAGACATCCCTTTTCTTTTCATTATCCACTCAGGGTCGGGGGGACACGTCTAGCGCGTTTGATTGACAGCGTCAGTGGGCGCTTTTACTAACTTGGTTAATTTGGGTAACATCCTTCTTTCTATTTACAAGTTCACTCACTGGCACCACGAAGTCTTGGTAAGTAAATACCCCTAACATGTTGATTACgtcagtgttattatagtgtTAGTGTATCCTCGTTTTCTAATATAAGATTTGCCTACTAACAGTAGATTAGCGCActgctagttaacgttagctgctTCCTGTCCAGGCAAGCTAGCTGGTTTGTAGGCTTGCAAAAAAGGACATACATTTCTTTAAACCGACATCCATCCTACAAAATATATTCGTAGCATTGATGTTGTGTGGCTACCAGGCATTTGACCGACCTACAGTAGCTGTCATACTTTGTAAGCTAACGTTAATTTAGCTGGCTATAGTATAATGGTCGGCCAATTAGCCATCTAACTAGTTGTCGTTGGTttaacataaaataaaataaagtataaTTCGCTGGGGTATCTAATTTAGGATCATTTTACTTTTTAAGCAGACCAGCCAATTTGGAAACGTAAAAATTGTCTGCAGGGCATTTTATTGGCAAGGCGTCGTTGGGTGAAATATTTGCAGTGGGTGTGTCCTTATGTGTCAACACTGAGTCATTAGCCTACACTGTTAGGCTTCCGTTATTCTTGAGATTGCCATATGATTTTCATTATGGTTATTTATGACTCTATTAATTAATAATTAGTGCTATTTCAAACTACTTTAGAAACTAATAcgtttttaatctgttttttccCTTCTACAGGTtgacaaattaaattaaattgattaAAGATGTTTCTGGCTAAAAGACTCATTGGTGGCATTCTTGATGTTGTAAGGTAAGGATCTGGCTATAGTACTAAGGACCTCTTCTAAATCATTTGCGCTTATTATGTATAAACAATGTTGACCACAGGAATGTAGTCAGTAGTGTTTTCTGGGCTTTGCCAAATGGGAAGGGGTTTGAGGCGTCTTAGGTTGTGTGGGTGCAAGGGGAATGAAAGTTGTCTAATCTTAGGAATTTGGCACTGCTTAAATTGGTTCTATCATTGCATAGACTTTCAGGTATGGATAATATATTATCACTGTGCTGTTTTAATCAGTTTGGAATCAAGAGAGAATACAAGGTGTTAATTGTTTAAGCTATATTGGACAGGAGCATGATTCTTCAGCTAGTAGTCACTGCAGCTATTACCACTGACCAAGTCAATCAATGCCTCTATATCTCTGCATAGCTATCACTCTTAGGAATGCTACCCAGTGACTAACCTATTCATCTCCCCTGTGTCCCCTTCAGCAATATTGATCCAGCTGCTTTTGTGCCCTCTGACCCAGTGAGTGGCATTGCTGTTTCATAATTTATCACCAGAATACACAGTTGTTATGGATAATAGTAACCTGAACAATAAATTCCTAATTTCCTAACGTTGTTATCCTGCAGCCCGCACCACGAAGGCCACTTGCATATGCAGAGCAGAGTGAGAGTGATGAGGAAAGACAGTTTCGCAAAGTCTTCCAGCAGTTGGCTGGAGATGTCAGTACGATATTTCCTTGCTACTACTCCCTCACCATATTCCTATTTTGGTTTAACTTCATAGTACCTCTGTAAAAGTAAACACCTTGTGGCAACCATACACATTGCCATTAAAAAGGCACTGACTGCTGAAATGCCTTTGGTGCAAGATGATCTTCATTTAATGGCTCAAATTCACTACTGAATAGTGTGAATAGATGCACAATGCATGCTATGCTTCGATGTTGGGAATAATTAAAATGAATAACTTTTCCTTCAGGACATGGAGGTGAGCCCCATCGAACTGATGAACATCCTGAATAGAATTATTTCCAAACGTAAGTCAGGGTTCTATTCTGTCTATTTGTGTGGCTCTGCCTGGATGTACACGCTTGCgtgctttaacctgtttgggctgcagcccgacaccggtacacttatgacaacatccagctcaagtgcagggcgcgaaattcaaaagatatttttttttaatatttaactttcacacattaacaagtccaagacaccagatgaaaggtgcacatcttgtgaatcaagccaacatgtccgatttttaaaatgttttacagggaagacacaatatgtaaatctattagctaaccacgttagcaaaagacaccactattcttactccatcagtttgactccatcagtagctatcacaaattcggccaaataaagataaaaatagccactaaccaagaaacaacctcatcagatgacagtctgataacatatttattgtatagcatatgttttttttcgaaaaatgtgcatatttcaggtataaatcatagtttacattgcagctacattcagaaattgcaccgaaagcagccataatatttacagacaccaacgtcaaatacctaattactcatcataaaacatttctgaaaaatacatagtgtacagtaaatgaaagacaggcatcttgtgatgccagacaatatttccgatttattaagtgttttacagcgaaaacaaaatgttgcgttatattagcttagcttagcacaatagaaacacttgggcgccagcgactacgacagatatatgaaataacatcataaattgggtcttacttttgctgatctttcatcagaatgttgaacaaggtgtcctttgtccagatgagtcgttgtttggattcagaatggcaactttctctctccatttagcaagcgtgctagccgggttgcacggatctctccatgtaaacaaacggaagagaacggaacacggcaaaactcccgaaaaaatttcaataatctgatgaaactatattgaaaaaacatacgttacgatgatatggtgacatgtatcaaataaaatcaaagccggaaataatattcgcctataacgtcagcaaaacaaaaggcaaccccactgtccaaattgcGTTCTTCATATTACCGGAAgttgggtacacgtcattccaagagggtttattccatcccagatcgagataatcacctcctttcttctctcacagccttcttgacacccagaggaaggtgtatgaagtgtacgtagactcttacgttcattgcccatgtataggcatgaagaggaagagagcctcgatttcagactttgaacttccgggtcaggaaaagtgctgcagaaggagttctgtttcactcagagaaataattcaaacggttttagaaactagagagtgttttctatccaatagtaataataatatgcatattgtacgagcaagaattgagtacgacgccgtttgaaatggacacattttatcaggctactcaatactaccccttgcagccataacaggttttaagcaAGTCTCTACGTATGCCTGTTTATTGACAATCCTTTTCTATCCCAGAAAGCCATGTTTGAGATGTAATATTCTTGATGAATTTCTCAGTGAGGCTGATATGTATTTGTGAGTAAGGGGATGATACGCTGAGTGATCTGGCTGCTTTTTAATTTCAGATGGTGACTTGAAGACAGATGGGTTTAGCATAGAGTCCTGCAGGAGCATGGTGGCAGTCATGGATGTATCCTTCCTGTCATGACCTGTTTGTGGTGGGGGTCAGGGTCCAGGCTGttacttaacaaaatgtggaaaagtgaaggtgtatgaatactttccgaaagcactgtaagCGTCAGGTTTTTGTTAACCTTAACTCTGTTGCAGAGTGACAGCACTGGAAAGCTTGGATTTCATGAGTTCAAACACCTCTGGAACAATATCAAGAAATGGCAGGTGAGTATTTAATTTCCACCAGCTTGGTAAAAACTATTTGTCTCATTAGTTCTTGATTTGAATAATAAAGTAGTTTGAGAGTATTAGCACTATTAGAAAGTATGATAATGTGTAACCATGGAAATTGAATCAAATATGTATTATACTACATATAaaggtttttgttttgttttcaggGTGTGTATAAGACTTATGACACTGATGGCTCCGGGGTTATTGGTGCAGATGAGCTTCCCAGCGCTTTCAGGGTTGCAGGTTAGAGGTATCATACAGCACAGAAAGATTTATATCACTGTTTGGCAGACACTTGTTACAGCTCATATGTTCTTAAAACATTGCACtgtgatatgaatacattttgAATGTCAAAACTTCTTAAGTGGTGTTTGAGATTGCAATCCTCTGTTTCCAGCTTCATGGTTAAAGGTTTAGATTTCAGTTTTGACCAAGGATATTCATAAAACCTaaatatgtatgtctatggtttgGACCCAGGCTTCCGCCTCAAcgaccagctgttccagatgatcATCCGGAGATACAGCGAAGAGAATGGGGACCTGGACTTTGACAACTACATTGGCTGTCTTGTGAGACTGGATGCTATGTGTCGTAAGTCTGATCCCCTGCTCTTTTCCATATCGTCGTCATGGTAGGGGTTCTTTTAGCTCTGTATAGGGTTTAGATATAAAAACCATATGCATTAACCTTTTGGTACATGTGTCAGCACAACTAATGGTACTCCTTTTGAAAATAATGGGGTACATAATCATTGGGATATTTTATTGGCAGTTTTCTCTATTCAAAAGGCAgtcgcacatctgagctatctttttttGCAGGTACATGGTAACAGTTGATAAGATAAGAAccctgcacactgctcttgatagtatcactgctctttaataagcttaaGCTTTACGTGTTGACCTCAAGGCCTTCATTAGAGCTGCCTTTTGAATAGAGAAAACAGCTTTGCCAATAAAATATTCCAATGATTATGTACCCCATTATTTTCAAAGGAGTACCATCTGTTGTATCTTCCTGATTTCAGGTGCCTTCAACACCTTAGACAAGGATAACAATGGAACCATCAAGGTCAATGTTCAAGAGGTAAGCATGTCACACTTACAAGCTGTACCAATGAGATGGTTTTCTGAATGTAATTAGCCTAGCAAAGCTACTTTGGTTATCGGCATCACTGTACAATGTGTTCCTATCACACAAGAGGTCAAAACCCACCATTGTACAGGGTTGATGTCAAACAATTGTTTTAATTTGTTTCTTTGCAGTGGCTCCAGTTGACCATGTACTCCTGAGCTTAGGACATGCCTACAGGTGTTTACAATACCACTCCATTTCTCTCTACTTCATGCTGTGTTTTAGACCACTCCATGGACGCCCTGTGCCAGTCAACCAGTCCCCCAGTGTATGCAGGTTTCTCTACATTATTTGCAACCTACACAATGTGAATACAGCTTTTTCATACAACAAAAGGGGAGTTGTAGACTAACGTGGGAACTAAAAGCTGCACACACAGTGGTTCTATGGGCTGACATTGAGAACCTCTGGGCCATTCGATGCTGGTCTTGCATTCAACCAAGAGTATCTGCTTGTTTTCCTTTTGAATTGAAGAAAAGACAGCCATAGCCTGTGTAGAGGTTCTTTCCAATAGCTCTCAAATGGTAATCATTTACAAGCCATTTCTGAAATAGTCTATAACTGTGACACATAATAATGCCAGCACAATGTTAGTTTTTATGTCTAACAAGAAAAATGTGGTTTGTGCCATTGCTTCATGAAACCAACAGATGCCATTAAAGGATTTGGTAACTGTTGCCATAAGTCACTGAACTGTTACTGTCTTTGAAATGACCAGTGTCATTTTGTATGGAATTAAGTAGTCCTAACAATGTAGTGCGTGTGTTATTTCAACACCTCAAGCCTACTCATCTACAAAGTTTTATTAGTCATATGTACAGGATAAACATGGTATACCctgtccaatgaaatgcttacttacgggttccttcaacaataaaaaaatacgaacataaagtaaatggttAAATAGAATAAGCATTTTAgcataatacaggaaggcaccatttatagtccaatatttaagTGTTTAAAAATTGTGCGGTATTTAGCAATAACAtatctggtagcagcagttgtgtgtAGCGTGAATGTATGTGCCAAAGTGCAGGTGGTCAACCAGTTCAAGTGTTCGGCAGTCTGAACCAGTTGATATCGGACTTCATGCTCTGATACCATATGCCCAACAGTAAGGGAGTGAACAGCTcatggctggggtgtgtggggtccttgatgatgctgcgggCTTTCGTTTGAGTTACGTTCGATGCCCTGGATGGCTAACATTTCATCATTTTGTTTCACCCATGCTCTGGGAATAAGGGTTGATGCGTTTACCTGATGGCTGGATTAATACATGTGTATCACCCGTCGTGGTTAACTTGACCACTGTTTCTTCATTATGATGAAAAGCATATTAGCTACTTttatattaatattttttttaggtGCTTGGGAAAGTTAAGTGATTCCGTGCTTTTGCCCTTTCAACGTATGATTGCAACAGCGCCATAGCTCGCGCATTGTGGTCAGTCGGAGGACTTCTTTCTCATACCAGAAAAAACACGTACTGAGCTTGCGTACAAACTAGCGCGAGACATCGGACTGTGGCTAGCTAACTACGAAGTTTTCGGACTAATCGCAGAAATCACAACCTTTCTTTCCCTCAAAGGTAAAACTATACTGCATAGCAATATTACAAATATCTAGCCTATTTTGGTGGTATTTTTCAGTCTCGTAAAATGAATGAAGAGGCGACAATGCGTGCGCAAACGTTTGCTAGCTACAATCTTGTTAAGAcgtgactagctaacattagctagctagcttacttgTTCACGAAAAAAAACGCCCAAAATGTGAACAATGAGCAGTAACGGCATTTTCGATGTTAAGGCATTGTGTTTTTAAAAAGTGCAAATATATGTTACCATATCGCAGTTACTAACCGGTTTCACCGCTATCGCATAGATAACATCCTAGTTAgctatagctagttagctagctatagctagttaactaacaagTAAATTTTTTGGGGTACGGGTAAGTTAACGTGaactaatgtagctagctagcagtctAGCCCGTAAACCGAGCTAAATAAAGAGAGCACTGACTGCTGTCTGACGATGATAATCGGGTTGCGTCTGTCTTCTTGGCAAGACAGGCTGATGACTGGTCAACAAAGGGATTGCGCTAGACTTTCAGACAGCTGTACAAGTAATTTCTAGGGTGCAAGGTTTGTATTCATGATTCTGTCATGCAATGTTGTGATTGGGGGAACCAAATTGAATTCAATTAACTAGCTAATGAGTACAGACGCTCATTCGCGGACACACTTTACTGTAGCTGAATTTAGATGCACTTGCTGATCTTCTTCACCTTATCCACTTTATTATATTATCAATCAACAGTTACTCAAATTATGTTATTTTGTAATCTGATATTTGTATTCAGTATCAAATGTTTCCTTTTAGTTGTACGCTGTTGGGTATTAGATAGAGGTCCAGTGATGTATTATTATGAGTTACATTTTTGGCTCCAGAAGAGCTAGTAGTATCCCTACTAGGAGGACTGAAGgcagagaccagagagaaagaAGCAGACCAGAGATAAGAGGTATTGTGGAAGATGTCTGCCTCGCACTTCTTCAATGAGGACAGTGTCACGCGGTTCAAAAAGAGAAAAGCTCGCTTTACCTTCAGTGAGGTCCACATCCTCCTGGATGAAGTGAAGAAGAATCGGCACATCGTTGTCGGTATGTACCTCTGTACCCTGCAGCACTTCATGTTGATGTGATGataacattttttgttgttgtttaaaacCTTGTCCCAATTTGGGTGTCATCCCAGGCTCATGCCTGTGTTTCTTTTCAGAATTTAGACACGTGGTCATGCTTTAATTTTGCAGATGCACAGTAACTCTTGTCTTATGCTCAAGTACCGGCTCCTCTTAGACACTCGTATGTATGGCCAACCAAACACCAGCATCTGATCCTTTTCTTATTAATTGTCCCTCTGACTCTTACAGGGAAGTTTAACCGCGGTGTACCAACGGATGTGAAGAAGCGCGTGTGGGCGGAGATCACGGCCAGTGTGAATGAGATCGGGGAGAGCCAGCGTGAGGTCATCGAGATCATCAAGAAGTGGTCCGACCTTAAGTGCGACACCAAGCGTAAGGTGGCCGCCATGCGGTCGGGGGCCAATTTCAAGGGGATCAACTCGCGGCTGTCCCGCGACCTCAGCCCCACAGAGAACATTGTGCATCAGATCTTGGAGCTGGATGGGAAGCGAAGCCGGGTGCCAGGTCTCCATTATGGGGCTTTCAAGGAGGGAGATGATGATGAAGGaccagaggaggaggacgaggaagaGGACATGGCGGGGATACACAGTTACCCCAATGAAGGAATAGACGTCTCGATGCCACCACCCTCCACGCTTTCCTCGGCCATGCCCATGTCCTTTTCCATGGGGATGCCGGGCCCTGGCCACACACCCATACCCCCGGTTCAACCCAAAGATGACCATTCTATGCCAACCTACAGTGGCTCGTCCAGTGAGTTATCTACTTTGAAACTGGAACGGTCTGGGTTGTTCAATttatacaccacacacaccttTCAAGGTGAGGGGTTATCAAGGGTGCATATTCACTTATTAGATTTTCTGTTGCAGGAGATTCGTCACATCCCTCTTATGAAATGCAGTACGAGATACCCACTGGTGAAGGTAAGAGTGTATTTGCATGCATGCAATGTGGCGCGTTGACCCAACATTCAACTCTGTTTATTTGTCTACAGGGTCTGATTTGTCTGGTATTGCAGTACTAGAAATACGCTTGTGAAATACTGCCGGATGTGTGGTAtaagggctgggaattgccagggacctcacgatacgatatcaCGATACTTATGtgctgatacgatatgtattgagattcgatgttccaaacatactgctcaccatacagtgccttcagaaagtactcacacccccttgactttttccacattgtattTACAGTCTGCATTTTAGTTGGATTAAATTgagacacaacacatcactgagtaccacttcatattttaaagcatggtggtggctgcatcatattatgggtatgcttgacataggcaaggactagggattttttttttatatataattttGGATAACACAAAAAAAAGGGAATagcgctaagcacaggcaaaatcctagaggaaaacctgtttgtcTGCttcccaacagacactgggagacaaattcacctttcaacaggacaacctaaagcacaaggccaaatatacactggagttgcttaccaagacgacattgaatcttcctgagtggcctagttacagtatACTTAAATCGGCTTAAATCTATAGCAATACTTAAATGGCTttgtagcaatgatcaacatccaccttgacagagcttgaagaatttaaaagaatgtgcaaatgttgtacaattcaggtgtgcaaagctctgttacttacccagaaagactgatttttaacatgtattgactctgggtgtgaatactttttaagagttatttctgtatttaatacatttacaaaaa includes these proteins:
- the zgc:153990 gene encoding myb-related transcription factor, partner of profilin, giving the protein MSASHFFNEDSVTRFKKRKARFTFSEVHILLDEVKKNRHIVVGKFNRGVPTDVKKRVWAEITASVNEIGESQREVIEIIKKWSDLKCDTKRKVAAMRSGANFKGINSRLSRDLSPTENIVHQILELDGKRSRVPGLHYGAFKEGDDDEGPEEEDEEEDMAGIHSYPNEGIDVSMPPPSTLSSAMPMSFSMGMPGPGHTPIPPVQPKDDHSMPTYSGSSRDSSHPSYEMQYEIPTGEDTENQFGQTDDERQDELPPSTSQTSSLTEDNQGSGGGPHPSTGTQPSPSSFSAAPPTAGQPPRNARDSMLQSASLSIQEQHATNTALETVSRSLELLSESVQQLAETQQEFVRESLQLQRETMHILRDFTSGALALMHDKLNGRPAL
- the LOC120056963 gene encoding calpain small subunit 1-like isoform X2: MFLAKRLIGGILDVVSNIDPAAFVPSDPDMEVSPIELMNILNRIISKHGDLKTDGFSIESCRSMVAVMDSDSTGKLGFHEFKHLWNNIKKWQGVYKTYDTDGSGVIGADELPSAFRVAGFRLNDQLFQMIIRRYSEENGDLDFDNYIGCLVRLDAMCRAFNTLDKDNNGTIKVNVQEWLQLTMYS
- the LOC120056963 gene encoding calpain small subunit 1-like isoform X1, whose protein sequence is MFLAKRLIGGILDVVSNIDPAAFVPSDPPAPRRPLAYAEQSESDEERQFRKVFQQLAGDDMEVSPIELMNILNRIISKHGDLKTDGFSIESCRSMVAVMDSDSTGKLGFHEFKHLWNNIKKWQGVYKTYDTDGSGVIGADELPSAFRVAGFRLNDQLFQMIIRRYSEENGDLDFDNYIGCLVRLDAMCRAFNTLDKDNNGTIKVNVQEWLQLTMYS
- the LOC120056963 gene encoding calpain small subunit 1-like isoform X3, which codes for MEVSPIELMNILNRIISKHGDLKTDGFSIESCRSMVAVMDSDSTGKLGFHEFKHLWNNIKKWQGVYKTYDTDGSGVIGADELPSAFRVAGFRLNDQLFQMIIRRYSEENGDLDFDNYIGCLVRLDAMCRAFNTLDKDNNGTIKVNVQEWLQLTMYS